A region from the Parabacteroides sp. FAFU027 genome encodes:
- a CDS encoding protein-L-isoaspartate(D-aspartate) O-methyltransferase: MHFSIQQIYKIMNEVGRRNFLPSELKYLADIEEALPIGHDQTISQPYIVAFMTAALSPDKDDKVLEIGTGSGFQAAVLAKLAHKIYTVEIIKTLADEARERLFQLGYENVFVQHGDGYWGWNEQAPYDCIIVTACAETVPQTLIDQLKLGGRMIIPVGPVHGAQSLVLIQKDEAGVISSKNVLAVRFVPFTRNIRL, translated from the coding sequence ATGCACTTCTCTATCCAGCAAATCTACAAAATCATGAATGAGGTGGGCCGGAGAAACTTCCTTCCTTCTGAACTCAAATACCTCGCCGACATCGAAGAGGCTCTTCCCATCGGCCATGACCAGACCATTTCCCAACCTTACATCGTGGCATTTATGACGGCTGCCCTTTCACCGGACAAAGACGACAAAGTGCTGGAAATCGGTACCGGGAGCGGCTTTCAGGCGGCGGTACTGGCCAAACTGGCTCATAAAATTTATACGGTGGAAATCATTAAAACACTGGCCGATGAAGCCCGGGAGCGCCTGTTTCAATTGGGCTATGAGAATGTATTTGTGCAGCACGGCGACGGCTACTGGGGATGGAACGAACAGGCGCCATACGATTGCATCATCGTGACGGCCTGTGCTGAGACGGTCCCCCAAACGTTGATTGACCAACTCAAACTGGGTGGTCGCATGATTATCCCGGTCGGACCGGTACATGGGGCGCAGAGTCTGGTCTTGATTCAGAAAGATGAAGCGGGGGTAATCTCCTCAAAAAATGTACTGGCGGTGCGTTTCGTTCCATTTACCAGAAATATCAGGTTGTAG
- a CDS encoding helix-turn-helix domain-containing protein → MKIYVKNMVCNRCVMALDGLLKELGFPASSIDLGMVELDRELTSGQMDLLAVRLKELGFELIENTPERMVERIKNAVVKLVHYSEEQPKTNYSEFIESQLNRDYTYLSNLFSEMEGMTIERYIILQKIERVKELLAYEELSLAEISDKMGYSSVAYLSSRFKKETGMTPSHYKQLKVKPRKPLDEV, encoded by the coding sequence ATGAAGATATACGTCAAAAATATGGTGTGCAACCGTTGCGTCATGGCGCTTGACGGGCTGCTTAAGGAGTTGGGATTTCCTGCCAGCTCCATTGACTTGGGTATGGTGGAACTTGACCGGGAATTAACAAGCGGACAAATGGATTTACTGGCTGTGCGTTTGAAAGAACTGGGCTTTGAGCTCATTGAGAATACGCCGGAACGGATGGTGGAAAGGATCAAAAATGCCGTAGTGAAGTTGGTGCATTATTCCGAGGAGCAGCCTAAAACGAACTATTCTGAATTTATCGAAAGCCAGCTGAACCGCGATTACACCTACCTGAGTAATCTTTTCTCCGAGATGGAAGGCATGACCATAGAGCGTTATATCATTTTGCAAAAGATAGAACGGGTGAAGGAGTTGCTTGCCTATGAAGAGCTTTCGCTGGCTGAAATATCCGATAAAATGGGGTACAGCAGCGTGGCCTATCTCTCCAGCCGCTTCAAAAAGGAGACCGGAATGACTCCGTCGCACTACAAGCAGTTGAAGGTAAAGCCCCGGAAACCACTGGATGAGGTTTAA
- a CDS encoding heavy-metal-associated domain-containing protein has protein sequence MATLKFKTSLNCNNCVAKVSALLDKLVGDGNWSVDVTVPAKVLTVEPDSVAAEEIIGALNGFGYQAEKID, from the coding sequence ATGGCAACATTAAAATTCAAAACCAGCCTCAACTGCAACAACTGTGTAGCAAAAGTATCAGCCCTGCTCGATAAACTGGTCGGTGACGGAAACTGGAGCGTAGATGTAACTGTTCCTGCCAAAGTATTGACAGTGGAACCCGATTCCGTAGCTGCGGAAGAAATTATTGGCGCGTTGAATGGCTTCGGTTATCAGGCCGAAAAGATTGATTAA
- a CDS encoding heavy metal translocating P-type ATPase, producing MSTIKKSFPVMGMSCASCSASVESVLKMQQGVSSVSVNLANAMAMIEYDPNKTSPEALKSVLNNVGYDLLVEEEAGEQVEEIHRTQYIQMQRNTILAGVFSVPVVIIGMLLMDIPYANWIMMALTLPVLTIFGRKFFVNATRLALKGRSNMDTLVAMSTGIAFLFSLFNTVYPEFWHSRGLHPHVYYEASAVVIAFVMLGKLLEERAKSVTSSAIKKLIGLQPKTVTLVAEGEPEMEIPVSQVKVGFRLLVKPGERIAVDGVIVSGTSFVDESTITGESLPVEKMPGDKIFAGTVNQKGSFVFEAEKVGGETILAQIIKMVQEAQGSKAPVQKLVDKIAGIFVPVILLIAILSFTLWMIFGGENAFTQALLAMVTVLVIACPCALGLATPTAIMVGMGKGASQGILIKDAESLELALRVNAVVLDKTGTITEGKPEVTDLLWTVPDEEQKDSGQILLSIEKQSEHPLAEAVIHALPDSGERLPLSRFESLTGKGVQAEYKDQNYFVGNEKLCREADVSIADDMQRQIESWQQQAKTVVFFSRENELLAAFAIADRIKPTSTEAIRDLQNEGIEVYMLTGDHEQTARAVAQSVGVNHFQSEVMPADKAGFIQQLQREGKIVAMVGDGINDSHALAQADVSIAMGKGSDIAMDVAKMTIISSDLRLILQAIRLSKQTVRTIHQNLFWAFIYNLIGIPIAAGALYPVFGFMLNPMIAGAAMAFSSVSVVTNSLRLKGMKD from the coding sequence ATGTCAACCATAAAGAAAAGTTTCCCGGTCATGGGAATGAGTTGCGCCTCCTGCTCAGCCAGCGTGGAGAGCGTGCTGAAGATGCAGCAAGGAGTATCGTCCGTTTCGGTCAATTTGGCCAATGCCATGGCGATGATTGAATACGACCCGAACAAAACCTCGCCCGAAGCATTGAAATCGGTATTGAATAATGTCGGCTACGACTTGTTGGTTGAAGAAGAGGCAGGCGAGCAAGTGGAAGAGATTCACCGCACACAATATATACAGATGCAGCGTAACACGATTCTGGCCGGAGTCTTCTCCGTGCCGGTGGTGATTATCGGAATGTTGCTGATGGATATCCCTTATGCCAACTGGATTATGATGGCATTGACCCTGCCTGTGCTGACTATCTTTGGCCGGAAGTTTTTTGTCAATGCCACTCGTCTGGCACTGAAAGGGCGTTCCAATATGGATACGCTGGTCGCTATGAGCACCGGCATTGCTTTTCTTTTCAGCCTTTTCAACACGGTTTACCCCGAATTTTGGCACAGTCGCGGTTTGCATCCGCATGTCTATTACGAGGCTTCGGCGGTGGTGATTGCCTTTGTGATGTTGGGCAAATTATTGGAAGAGCGGGCAAAGTCCGTGACTTCTTCAGCTATAAAGAAACTCATCGGCCTGCAACCCAAAACCGTTACGCTCGTAGCCGAAGGTGAGCCGGAAATGGAGATCCCCGTCTCGCAGGTGAAGGTCGGTTTCAGACTATTGGTGAAACCGGGCGAACGGATAGCTGTTGATGGCGTAATTGTTTCCGGCACTTCATTTGTGGACGAAAGCACCATAACGGGAGAATCATTGCCCGTTGAGAAAATGCCCGGAGATAAAATTTTTGCCGGGACGGTCAATCAAAAAGGTAGTTTCGTCTTTGAAGCAGAAAAGGTGGGGGGTGAAACGATATTGGCACAAATCATCAAAATGGTGCAGGAGGCGCAGGGAAGCAAAGCTCCGGTGCAGAAATTGGTGGATAAAATAGCCGGAATCTTTGTGCCGGTGATTCTTTTGATCGCAATCCTGAGCTTTACACTCTGGATGATTTTTGGTGGGGAAAATGCTTTTACACAAGCGTTGCTGGCGATGGTGACGGTATTGGTGATTGCCTGTCCTTGCGCTCTTGGACTTGCCACGCCCACGGCGATTATGGTGGGAATGGGCAAAGGCGCTTCGCAGGGAATCCTGATTAAAGATGCTGAGAGCCTGGAGCTGGCTCTTCGTGTGAATGCTGTGGTGCTGGACAAAACCGGAACCATCACGGAGGGAAAACCGGAAGTGACCGATCTGTTGTGGACGGTTCCTGACGAAGAGCAAAAGGACTCGGGGCAGATTTTGTTATCCATCGAAAAGCAGTCTGAACATCCCTTGGCAGAAGCGGTCATTCATGCGTTGCCAGACAGCGGGGAAAGACTGCCTTTGTCTCGCTTTGAAAGCCTCACGGGGAAAGGTGTTCAGGCAGAATATAAGGATCAAAACTATTTCGTGGGGAATGAAAAGCTTTGTCGTGAAGCGGACGTATCGATAGCTGATGACATGCAACGTCAAATCGAATCGTGGCAACAACAGGCCAAAACGGTCGTTTTCTTTTCCCGGGAAAATGAATTACTGGCTGCTTTTGCCATTGCCGACCGGATAAAACCGACCTCTACTGAAGCCATTCGCGACCTGCAAAACGAAGGCATCGAAGTTTATATGCTGACCGGTGACCATGAACAGACGGCACGGGCTGTTGCCCAATCGGTTGGAGTCAATCATTTCCAATCCGAAGTGATGCCTGCTGATAAAGCCGGATTTATCCAACAACTTCAACGAGAGGGTAAAATAGTCGCGATGGTGGGGGACGGCATCAACGATTCGCACGCATTGGCACAGGCTGATGTTAGTATTGCGATGGGGAAAGGCTCCGACATTGCGATGGATGTGGCCAAGATGACCATTATTTCCTCAGACCTTCGCCTGATTTTACAAGCCATTCGCCTGTCCAAACAGACGGTGCGCACCATACACCAGAATCTCTTTTGGGCATTTATCTATAACCTCATCGGGATTCCAATCGCTGCGGGTGCACTTTATCCGGTGTTCGGATTTATGCTGAATCCGATGATTGCCGGGGCGGCGATGGCGTTTAGCTCGGTGTCGGTGGTGACGAATAGCCTCCGATTGAAGGGAATGAAGGATTGA
- a CDS encoding cation transporter, whose product MTEKEQILYKKAYALSLFTIFYNVVEGVVSMILGYSDDTLTLFGFGVDSFIEVMSGIGIAVMIRRIGKNPDSPKSYFEITALKITGTAFYLLSAGLLAGIVVNIITHHKPETTLWGIVISLISILVMIWLMNAKKLIGHQLDSSPILADANCTRVCVYMSVVLLMSSLIYELTGFAYADAIGAAGLIYFSIMEGKEAFEKAKGKACCCDCD is encoded by the coding sequence ATGACTGAAAAGGAACAAATACTCTACAAAAAGGCTTATGCACTGAGCCTCTTCACCATCTTCTATAATGTAGTCGAAGGAGTTGTTTCGATGATTCTGGGATATTCCGATGATACGTTGACGCTATTTGGCTTCGGGGTGGATAGTTTTATTGAGGTGATGTCGGGCATTGGCATTGCGGTGATGATTCGCCGTATCGGTAAAAATCCGGATAGCCCGAAGAGCTATTTCGAAATCACGGCGCTCAAAATCACCGGTACGGCATTTTATCTCTTATCAGCAGGTTTGCTGGCGGGAATTGTGGTAAATATCATCACACACCACAAACCGGAAACTACCCTCTGGGGAATTGTGATTTCGCTGATCTCCATCCTGGTAATGATATGGCTGATGAATGCCAAAAAGCTGATCGGACACCAGCTCGATTCCTCACCCATCCTTGCCGATGCCAATTGCACCAGGGTGTGCGTCTATATGTCGGTAGTATTATTGATGTCAAGCCTGATTTACGAACTAACCGGATTTGCCTATGCTGATGCAATCGGTGCGGCTGGTTTGATTTATTTCTCCATTATGGAAGGGAAAGAAGCCTTTGAAAAAGCAAAAGGTAAAGCGTGTTGCTGCGATTGTGATTGA
- a CDS encoding winged helix-turn-helix domain-containing protein, whose product MKNPIEKLNKAFESKVRLGIMSTLMVNESVDFNSLKSWLNLTDGNLSSHIKGLEELGYIEVRKQFVGKKPNTTYHITDAGKIAFEEHINGLEALLKSMG is encoded by the coding sequence ATGAAAAACCCGATTGAAAAGCTCAATAAAGCCTTCGAAAGTAAAGTTCGATTAGGGATAATGTCAACGCTTATGGTCAATGAAAGCGTTGACTTTAACTCCCTTAAATCATGGCTGAACCTGACAGACGGTAATCTCTCCAGCCACATCAAGGGGTTGGAAGAATTGGGGTATATTGAAGTTCGTAAGCAATTTGTAGGTAAAAAACCCAATACAACCTACCACATTACCGATGCTGGTAAAATTGCTTTCGAAGAGCACATTAACGGCCTTGAAGCCTTACTTAAAAGTATGGGATAA
- a CDS encoding DUF4173 domain-containing protein: MKNVKLFAGLLAGSSLYCLLMWYQELGINTLIFSVLLIGMIYLYKPEQRNLPIVKWLALAFFVSTVGVVINGNIFSKSIYYMSMLTFLSVTQSPKLRLWPSAGLSFLIHWGKGIVLDLRLLGDVIQTLFYKNKTKNLKNRIGNKLLRISIIGMLFIIFFLIFTSANQQFRHLCEGIFIPLNNFIELIFKTIKPFDIIHYLFVLLFLSLFFLRFQESTLSKWEVEQSDIQLRKKEKLVSDYMSMGLKEEYKTQWWSIVILNALLLVVNLTDVSTVWIGITPEDPGDLSHFVHTGTYSLIFSVLISVGVLLITFRGNLNFIRNNRQLKILSYIWIYQNGFLLMSVALRNIFYISEWGLTYKRIGVFMFLILTGIMLVYLAIKIKNRQSFFYFIRKSMWGIYAALILFGLFNWDLMIASYNHFHNQTDANYNKYQLSDQTLIYVPLNQRDNLDTNYRQRVTNRHWLSFNWFDYWAVKQLEKEKRN, encoded by the coding sequence ATGAAAAACGTAAAATTATTCGCCGGTCTTCTTGCAGGCTCAAGCCTGTATTGTTTGCTTATGTGGTATCAGGAACTTGGAATTAACACTCTTATATTCTCAGTTTTACTCATCGGTATGATTTACTTATACAAACCGGAACAACGGAATCTTCCGATAGTTAAGTGGCTGGCATTGGCATTCTTTGTCAGCACAGTGGGTGTTGTAATTAACGGAAACATCTTTAGCAAAAGCATTTACTACATGAGTATGCTTACTTTTTTGAGCGTTACCCAATCCCCCAAATTAAGGTTATGGCCATCAGCGGGACTTTCATTTCTAATCCATTGGGGTAAAGGAATCGTACTGGATCTAAGATTATTGGGAGATGTGATTCAGACTCTATTTTACAAAAACAAAACAAAGAATTTAAAAAACAGGATCGGAAACAAATTACTCCGCATAAGTATCATTGGTATGCTTTTCATCATATTTTTTCTCATCTTCACTTCTGCGAACCAGCAGTTCAGACACTTATGTGAGGGTATCTTTATTCCATTAAACAATTTCATAGAATTGATTTTCAAGACAATCAAACCGTTCGATATTATCCATTACCTTTTTGTTTTATTATTCCTTTCACTCTTTTTTCTCCGTTTCCAGGAGTCAACCCTATCAAAGTGGGAGGTCGAACAAAGCGATATCCAATTACGAAAAAAAGAAAAGTTGGTCTCTGATTATATGAGTATGGGATTAAAGGAAGAATATAAAACACAATGGTGGAGTATAGTTATACTTAATGCATTGTTACTTGTCGTAAATCTCACTGACGTGTCAACTGTCTGGATAGGAATTACCCCTGAAGACCCGGGAGACCTCTCCCACTTTGTCCACACAGGGACTTACTCATTGATTTTTAGTGTGCTGATTTCAGTTGGGGTATTATTAATTACTTTCAGGGGAAATCTCAATTTCATCAGAAATAACCGGCAATTAAAGATTTTATCGTATATCTGGATTTATCAAAATGGATTTCTGCTCATGTCCGTCGCTCTTCGAAACATCTTTTACATCAGTGAGTGGGGCCTTACTTATAAACGAATAGGTGTATTCATGTTCCTTATCCTAACTGGAATCATGCTCGTTTATCTTGCAATAAAGATTAAAAACAGACAATCCTTCTTCTACTTTATTCGTAAAAGTATGTGGGGTATTTACGCTGCACTGATACTTTTCGGACTATTCAATTGGGATTTGATGATTGCATCATATAATCATTTTCACAACCAAACAGATGCCAACTACAATAAGTACCAACTATCAGATCAGACTCTTATCTATGTTCCATTAAACCAAAGGGATAATCTGGATACAAATTATCGACAAAGAGTGACTAACAGACATTGGCTTTCATTCAACTGGTTTGATTATTGGGCAGTAAAACAATTGGAAAAGGAAAAACGTAACTAA
- a CDS encoding cupin domain-containing protein: MEFKMYVPPKKFSLKEVVSYADGSVVSKQSIKQSGGNVTFFAFDKGEGLSEHTAPFDAMVVVIEGLAKITIDGQPYELTEGEAIVMPAHIPHAVFATEKFKMMLVMVKGDKK; encoded by the coding sequence ATGGAATTCAAAATGTATGTCCCCCCGAAGAAATTTTCACTCAAAGAGGTTGTATCTTATGCAGACGGCTCTGTAGTCAGCAAACAATCCATTAAACAGTCCGGTGGAAATGTTACTTTTTTTGCCTTTGATAAAGGAGAAGGGCTGAGCGAACATACGGCACCGTTTGATGCCATGGTGGTGGTCATTGAGGGGCTGGCAAAGATTACCATCGACGGACAGCCTTACGAGCTGACCGAAGGTGAGGCTATCGTCATGCCCGCACACATTCCGCACGCTGTTTTTGCTACCGAAAAGTTTAAAATGATGTTGGTGATGGTGAAGGGGGATAAGAAATAA
- the mnmA gene encoding tRNA 2-thiouridine(34) synthase MnmA — MEIAALVSGGVDSSVTVHLLKEQGYDPTIFYIKIGMEDEHGYIDCPAEDDMVIVNWLAKKYGCRVEMVSLHEEYWEHVVSYTIENVRRGLTPNPDMMCNKMIKFGYFEQNWGKEFDKITTGHYATTTEHDGKLYLSTAKDAVKDQTYFLGQITQQQLSKIMFPIGSYEKSEVRRIAEEARLISAQRKDSQGICFLGKIHYNDFIKRYLGEKPGKIVELETGKVLGSHRGFWFHTIGQRKGIGLSGGPWFVVKKDIENNVIFVSNGYDPETQYGNVVNLKGFNFISGDPFGEFAGERDITFKIRHTPEFTKGTLEKIGDIYRIRSEEKIQGIAAGQFGVLYDTESKLCYGSGEII; from the coding sequence ATGGAAATTGCAGCATTGGTATCGGGAGGAGTGGACAGCTCCGTAACCGTCCATTTGTTGAAAGAACAGGGTTACGACCCAACGATCTTTTACATCAAAATCGGAATGGAAGACGAGCACGGTTACATCGATTGTCCGGCAGAGGACGATATGGTAATCGTGAACTGGCTTGCCAAAAAGTACGGTTGCCGTGTGGAAATGGTATCGTTGCACGAAGAGTACTGGGAGCATGTCGTATCTTACACCATCGAGAATGTAAGACGCGGCCTCACGCCCAACCCCGACATGATGTGTAACAAAATGATTAAGTTCGGCTACTTTGAGCAGAACTGGGGCAAGGAGTTTGATAAAATCACAACCGGTCACTATGCTACCACAACAGAACATGACGGTAAACTCTACCTTTCTACCGCTAAAGATGCAGTAAAAGACCAGACCTACTTCCTCGGACAGATTACACAACAGCAACTTTCCAAAATCATGTTCCCCATCGGGAGTTATGAAAAAAGTGAAGTGCGTCGCATTGCCGAAGAAGCCCGCCTGATCAGCGCCCAGCGTAAGGATAGCCAGGGAATCTGCTTCCTTGGAAAGATTCACTATAACGACTTCATCAAGCGATATCTGGGGGAAAAACCGGGTAAGATTGTGGAGCTTGAGACCGGCAAGGTACTAGGCTCACACCGCGGGTTCTGGTTTCACACCATCGGCCAGCGCAAAGGTATCGGTCTCAGCGGAGGTCCGTGGTTTGTGGTGAAGAAGGATATTGAGAATAACGTCATCTTCGTATCTAACGGATATGATCCCGAAACGCAATACGGTAATGTGGTTAACCTGAAAGGATTTAACTTTATCAGCGGAGATCCGTTTGGAGAGTTCGCAGGAGAGCGGGATATTACGTTTAAAATCCGCCACACTCCTGAATTTACAAAAGGTACACTGGAGAAAATCGGAGACATTTATCGCATCCGTTCTGAAGAGAAGATCCAGGGTATTGCAGCCGGGCAATTCGGCGTGCTTTACGATACCGAAAGTAAACTATGCTACGGTAGCGGTGAGATTATTTAA
- a CDS encoding PLP-dependent transferase yields MMQKDFTTGIISTGYFKKDAYNALQMPLYANAAYEFESAEAMADAFQGRSAEHTYSRITNPTVQYFEQRVQKITGAVGVTALNSGMAAITNVILELAYAGANIVTSSHLFGNTWSLLSSTLAPFGLETRFCDLTNPEEVAANVDENTCAIFLEIVTNPHLEVADLKALSAVAKSKNVPLVADTTIIPFIDFHAQDFGVNIEIVSSTKYISGGATSIGGLVIDYGNFNWKHSKRLEAFAKQFGPMAFTAKMRKEIHRNVGAYMSPQTAQLQTLGLETVELRFRQASNSAKELAKRMKSLTGIKHVNHIGLEDHPYYSISKEQFGEYTGAMFTFTLDSQEACFAFLDKLKLIRRATNLFDNRTLIIHPASTIYGTFTQAQRDEMDIDDCLIRISIGLESVDDLLADIKQALV; encoded by the coding sequence ATTATGCAAAAAGATTTCACTACCGGTATTATCAGTACCGGGTATTTCAAAAAAGACGCATACAATGCTTTGCAAATGCCGTTGTATGCCAATGCCGCCTACGAGTTTGAGTCTGCGGAAGCGATGGCGGATGCTTTTCAGGGTCGTTCGGCTGAACATACCTATTCACGTATCACCAATCCTACTGTTCAATATTTTGAACAAAGAGTACAAAAGATTACCGGTGCTGTCGGTGTGACGGCTTTAAACTCCGGGATGGCTGCCATTACTAATGTCATTCTTGAACTGGCCTATGCAGGGGCAAATATCGTGACCTCATCGCATCTTTTTGGTAATACATGGTCGTTACTCAGTAGTACGCTAGCTCCATTCGGACTCGAAACCCGCTTTTGCGACTTAACTAATCCCGAAGAAGTCGCGGCTAACGTGGATGAAAATACCTGTGCAATTTTCCTTGAAATCGTAACCAATCCGCACCTTGAAGTGGCTGACCTGAAGGCTTTGTCAGCTGTCGCTAAAAGCAAAAATGTACCATTGGTGGCCGATACGACCATTATCCCGTTTATTGATTTTCATGCGCAGGATTTTGGGGTAAATATTGAGATTGTTTCCAGTACAAAATATATTTCGGGCGGTGCGACAAGCATTGGCGGCCTGGTTATAGACTACGGCAATTTCAACTGGAAGCATTCGAAAAGATTGGAAGCATTTGCCAAACAATTCGGACCGATGGCTTTCACTGCAAAAATGCGCAAAGAGATTCACCGCAATGTAGGAGCTTATATGTCACCTCAAACGGCACAGTTGCAGACTCTCGGATTGGAGACCGTAGAATTGCGTTTCCGTCAGGCTTCCAATTCTGCAAAAGAGCTGGCAAAGCGAATGAAATCACTGACTGGTATTAAACATGTGAATCACATCGGATTGGAAGACCATCCTTACTACAGTATAAGCAAAGAGCAGTTTGGTGAATATACCGGAGCCATGTTCACCTTTACGCTTGACTCTCAGGAGGCATGTTTTGCATTTCTTGATAAACTGAAGCTGATACGTCGTGCTACAAATCTGTTTGACAACCGCACGTTGATTATCCATCCGGCTTCTACTATTTACGGCACATTTACGCAGGCTCAGCGTGACGAGATGGATATTGACGATTGTCTGATCCGTATTTCCATAGGGCTTGAGTCTGTTGATGATTTGTTGGCAGATATTAAGCAGGCGTTGGTATAA
- a CDS encoding response regulator transcription factor has product MNKPTFVLAVNQDLIRLGFEYLIQAEIRNHPIEIVTTKSELRRALAMNDLPVVIVDFETFDFSGIDEVATLAQAFSESKWLFVSEKVNETFVLPLTSALPGANFILKTNTHDIVVAALQSTMAGKKYFCSEALDVILEGRTRKHIDHKSLLTPTENELVQLLAQGKTTKEIAEERCLSHHTVNTHRKNIFRKLEVNSVQELIKYALKHGLVDLTEYYI; this is encoded by the coding sequence ATGAATAAGCCCACATTTGTCTTAGCAGTCAATCAGGATCTCATCCGTTTGGGATTTGAATACCTGATACAAGCCGAAATCCGCAACCATCCTATTGAGATTGTAACCACCAAATCGGAATTACGTCGTGCATTGGCGATGAACGACCTTCCGGTAGTGATTGTTGATTTCGAGACCTTCGATTTTTCCGGGATTGATGAGGTTGCAACGCTGGCGCAGGCTTTTTCCGAATCCAAATGGCTGTTTGTCTCCGAGAAGGTCAATGAGACATTCGTGCTGCCTTTGACCTCAGCATTGCCGGGCGCCAACTTTATCCTCAAAACCAATACGCACGATATCGTAGTGGCGGCCCTTCAATCAACAATGGCCGGGAAGAAATACTTTTGCAGTGAAGCGCTTGATGTGATTCTTGAAGGACGCACCCGCAAGCACATTGACCATAAGAGTCTGCTGACACCTACTGAAAATGAGTTGGTGCAGCTGTTGGCACAAGGAAAAACCACCAAGGAGATTGCCGAAGAACGCTGCCTCAGCCACCATACGGTAAATACGCATCGCAAAAATATTTTCCGTAAACTGGAGGTAAACAGTGTGCAGGAGTTGATTAAATATGCGTTGAAGCACGGGTTGGTGGATTTGACTGAATATTATATATGA
- a CDS encoding PstS family phosphate ABC transporter substrate-binding protein yields the protein MKKFTSLLVLATLLLALPFKAKAASNELQGEISLSGAFALYPLAVKWADEFKKLHPKVKIDISAGGAGKGITDALAKVVDLGMVSREIHPDEVKKGALAFAVAKDAVVPTINAKNPKIKELLAKGISQKAAEKLFITGEFNDWGDITGVKSSVPVHLYTRSDACGAGETWAKFLGKKQEDLKGTAVFGDPGIASAVQKDPLAFGYNNISYAYDIKSKKPNPGILVLPIDINNNGKIDADEQFYANSNQLIRAIAGGKYPSPPARDLYLVSNGKPKPVVVEFLKFILTEGQKYSNAVGYIQLNKDKLKANLAKLK from the coding sequence ATGAAAAAATTCACTTCACTTCTCGTTTTAGCGACACTTTTGCTGGCTTTGCCATTCAAAGCGAAAGCAGCAAGCAACGAATTGCAAGGAGAAATTTCCCTATCGGGCGCCTTCGCTCTTTATCCATTGGCTGTAAAATGGGCCGATGAGTTCAAAAAACTTCACCCGAAAGTAAAAATCGACATTTCAGCCGGTGGCGCAGGTAAGGGAATCACCGATGCTTTGGCAAAGGTGGTTGACCTCGGCATGGTTTCCCGCGAAATCCACCCGGATGAAGTCAAAAAAGGAGCTCTGGCATTCGCCGTGGCTAAAGATGCCGTGGTGCCGACCATCAACGCGAAAAACCCGAAAATCAAAGAGCTTCTGGCTAAGGGAATTTCTCAAAAGGCAGCTGAAAAGCTCTTTATCACCGGAGAGTTCAACGACTGGGGGGATATTACCGGCGTAAAAAGCAGCGTCCCGGTACACCTATATACCCGTTCGGATGCTTGTGGCGCGGGTGAAACCTGGGCTAAATTCCTCGGCAAAAAACAGGAAGACCTGAAGGGTACCGCCGTTTTCGGTGACCCGGGCATCGCCTCTGCCGTGCAAAAGGACCCGCTGGCATTTGGCTACAACAATATCTCTTATGCCTATGATATCAAGAGCAAAAAACCGAATCCCGGCATCCTCGTTTTGCCTATCGACATTAATAATAATGGAAAAATAGATGCGGACGAACAGTTTTACGCCAATTCAAACCAGCTAATCCGTGCCATTGCCGGAGGTAAATATCCTTCTCCTCCCGCCCGTGACCTTTACCTGGTTTCAAACGGTAAACCAAAACCGGTGGTAGTCGAATTCCTGAAATTTATCCTGACCGAAGGCCAAAAATACAGCAACGCCGTGGGTTACATCCAATTGAATAAAGACAAGCTGAAAGCTAATCTGGCTAAACTGAAGTAA